One window from the genome of Anomaloglossus baeobatrachus isolate aAnoBae1 chromosome 5 unlocalized genomic scaffold, aAnoBae1.hap1 SUPER_5_unloc_29, whole genome shotgun sequence encodes:
- the LOC142259131 gene encoding uncharacterized protein LOC142259131 has protein sequence MDFKARESAWQTQLNQVFDTEGEVDNSADSRSHRELCSQIKVLFNRRMRLWWNKAFMQRYVDRGLIPRGLRVQVFPSFNVTDETFKRDWEEAATACSRSFMGLLINNNEASLRAIDEEISVLQDRTTKELTPAELSNFHETMNKEFVKWEKELVSNKTKKYQRDVTDYKNQQVYRWKGTTRRRRNFVGLPHSVSASSISSVEDESSTSQASSRPVTRGFSGKNRPEKTSPALGKSTLGAIPKKGNSNQLEVINLSQVQLTTDQIEVLKLGLTFVPDCNFDLFTVAKDLNLFLRKVVLHKIHARGPSLNPCTVEREEEAVRTLEELEGQASVFYFVPLVHIFLCH, from the exons ATGGACTTTAAAGCCCGTGAATCCGCGTGGCAAACTCAATTAAACCAGGTTTTTGACACAGAGGGCGAAGTGGACAATTCAGCGGATTCAAGAAGTCACAGGGAACTTTGCAGCCAAATCAAAGTATTGTTCAACCGCAGaatgagactctggtggaacaaggcattTATGCAGCGCTATGTTGATCGGGGGTTAATACCCAGAGGTCTTAGGGTACAGGTCTTTCCCTCATTTAATGTCACGGATGAGACGTTCAAAAGGGACTGGGAGGAAGCAGCTACTGCTTGCTCCAGGTCCTTTATGGGGCTTCTTATTAACAATAATGAGGCCTCTCTCCGTGCCATTGATGAAGAGATTTCTGTTCTACAAGACCGTACCACGAAGGAACTCACCCCCGCTGAGCTATCTAATTTCCACGAGACAATGAATAAGGAATTTGTCAAGTGGGAAAAGGAGTTGGtctctaataaaacaaaaaaatatcaacgTGATGTTACTGATTATAAGAATCAGCAGGTGTATCGGTGGAAAGGGACAACACGTCGGAGGAGAAATTTTGTCGGACTCCCTCATTCCGTGtcagcctcctccatctcctcagtGGAGGATGAAAGTTCTACATCTCAGGCCTCATCTAGACCTGTAACGAGAGGTTTTTCGGGTAAAAATAGACCCGAGAAAACATCACCAGCCCTTGGAAAATCCACCTTGGGAGCAATTCCAAAGAAGGGCAATTCCAACCAACTGGAGGTGATTAACCTATCTCAGGTCCAATTGACTActgaccagattgaggtcctaaaACTAGGTTTAACCTTTGTACCTGATTGTAATTTTGATCTTTTTACAGTCGCTAAGGACCTGAATCTGTTCCTCAGAAAGGTGGTCCTCCATAAAATACATGCTAGAGGACCGAGCCTGAACCCTTGCACCGtcgagagggaggaggaggctgtGCGGACACTTGAGGAATTGGAGggacaggcatctg ttttttactttgtacccttggtgcatatctttctgtgtcattaa